The following is a genomic window from Haliaeetus albicilla chromosome 13, bHalAlb1.1, whole genome shotgun sequence.
CTTGTATGCCAGGCACatactttcagtttttcttacGAACAGATAGAGGTATCATTCTTACCACGTCTCCACAGCAGGAAACCTTTGTCCCAGTCCACAGAGCACTGGTGATACAGCAGCTGAGTGTacgttttttttcttctctcttagCTGACTGCATTGCAGTGCTACTGAGTTTGCAAGGTATCAGGATTGCTCCACACTCCTTGCACAGCTAGAACCTACttacctcttttccctggcAACTGACGAGGAGGGAAATGAGTATCAGAGCAAACAGGATGCAATAAACAATGCAGTTTTGTTCCTGATGCAATTCTTGCTActgaaacaaatacagaaaataaagtttcagCCAGCTCCACAGATTCCAGACTAACTGAAGCTGGCTGctggcttctttttttcatgtacCTGTAAGCGGTGACttgctgcagcatttctgctgaTAACACCACGTCCTCAAAAAAGCACCAGGGCTGACACATCAGTGCCCTGTTTGCCTGTTGCCACCTTACTCAAGTGACAGTAGCAGAAAGAGCTGTGACAGCGCGTCGGTAGTGGGGAGGGAGACCTGCCCGAGGGCTGATGGCCGTTGTGCTCCTGTAGCAGCGCTGGGGGCTGTGTGCAGGTTAAAGCTGGGCTGCAGTTCTGCCCATTCTTGGTGTGGTTTTATAAAGGGGTTgatttgggaaagcagggggagACCCTGCTGTTAGGACGGGTGTGAAGGAGGACTGCCTAGACCACAAGCTGTCCTTTACAGCTGTAGCAGCTCTCCATGCTCTAGAAGTCAATATACGCTGATTGACGAGCTGAATGATTTCACTTTCTCTGCTGAAGTGTGACTTACACCATCTCTTGCAACAACAAATTTCAGACTTTAGCTAGATCCTGCACAAAGGGAATCCAAACTTTTATTTCAACAGCCATGccaaccaaataaaaaacaaatgtggtaacagaggaagaaattatGTCTTTGGTAATCCCCTAGAGGGCACAGATGCGGTGAGGCTGTGGCCTGGACTTGGTGCCGAACCTGAAATGGCCAGAGAGTGAAGTGGTGCGGTAGGGTGGTCAGACTTTTTTCATCAAGGCTGGCTCTATTCCCAAATATGAGTTACAGGGATCAAATGTGCATCTGCCTCCAGCAGAGAGGAGTGCCTTCGAGCCAGGTACGGGTGGTTTCAGAGCTCAGTCATGCCCTGAGCACCAAGGAGCAATGCAGCAGAGGCTGTTCCTCCCCTCCTGTATCACCAGTACTCTGCTTCCAAGCTTCCCTGTGCCTCATGAAAGCACAGCCTCCCCTGCAGCCTTGGCCTATTGCAAAGCGTGATTCGGGCTGCCACCTGCGTGCTGCAAGCACAGCGGCTCATCCCGCTGCGCCGTCtggatttttcagttcttttctaGGAAGTGACAAGCTAGGTCTCTTTGGGTATTTACATTCCTTCTTTACTTTTTCATCTCCTTCGTAGCCTTTTATAGACAAACCTTGTGGGAAGTGCTAAAGGATCAGAAGAATAGGACTCAGTAAATCTGGAATTGAGTCGGCTAGCAATCCTGTAGCACAAGGACTCAGCTTTCTGCCCCCACCTCAGGCATTTCTTTGAAGTGGTTGATCGTTTTTGTTGCCTGTATTCCCCTTCAAAAAACCTATCAAGCTAATTCAATGAACCCACAGCAGTGTCTTGGGAAAGATTTCAGGACATTAGAGGCAGCATTTAACAAGACTTTCAACCATAAGATAAAACGAAAGGGGTAGAGACACCACAGTGCTGTTATTCGTTCCTCTGGGTTTAAAGAGCCACCAGTAACAAAGCTAGTTGTGTGGAAACCATCCCTACCACAAGtattttcacaaaaagaaacaaacccaaagcacGGATTAATTCCTGGAGATGCTGCTGACACTGCTGCCTTTATCAGAAGAAGAAAGGTGGCATTCACTGGGGCTGGGCCATTGCTTTCTGTACGCAGTATAGTAACACGGCATCAGTCTGTTTATTGTCATCTGCTTTATCTCCCACTGTAGCCACTGATCCTCAGAAGTCAGATTTCATGCTGTGCCCGAAGCATGGATAGCTTGGCCCACTGCTCTCTGCCTGACGAGGATGgatgaaataaaatagcaacCAAGCATTTACCCGGCCCAGGACATTCAGCTCTTTCCTGGCTCACCTCGGACACAGCCGTTTTTGCAGGCTGACCGCCACATGTGATCACAGACACATCCAACGAGCTGCAAAGGTCAGTCTCGTGTATGCAGCCCTGTCTGGGAATGATGTGGGATCTGCCGGGTGCCTTCAGGACATCAGCTGGCCATCAGCCTGCAGAGCGCAGGGTCAGGGCACTCCTAGCCTCGGGCGTGCCAAGACCCCTTCGAAAACATGGCCACCGGCCCTAGAGCCGCGGCTGAAGGCTCCTGGAGCTTCTGCACTGCTTGGGAGGTGATGGGGGCCACTGTACCCTGGCACCCCCCAAACCAGCATTCTTCAAGGTAACTTGCTGCATTTATCCCTAACCTCAGCTGCTGAGACAGCCTGGCTGGTGTTTTGGTTACAGGCAGGTCTAAGTTACACAACCTTGCCCACaacttcttttgaaagaaaagagactTTCAGACGTCTTAAttacaaaataacatttaaaagttGTCAGGGTTTATTATCTCATCACACACAGTAATGATTCACTTACTTAACATGTTGTAACCAAAAGGTTAACAGTAGGCTGAGCTGTTGCCTTCCCCTCTGTACTGTACAGTGCCACAAGTATGGCCTTTGCAGTGGAATACAAAACTTGCAGTATGTGGAAGGACATTACAATTAAAAAGTGGATTTTTACCCAAGTGACCTGGAAAGCATTTCCAAGCATCCTGCCATTTCCAGTTGCTCTGCTTTGACATCATTCCTCTGCTTCTACCTATCCTTTTGAGTGGCAGAACTAAGATTTCCAGGCTGTGTTCCCGTGTCCATGGGGGACACCATGGACTGGCTCTTCATGACAGAGGAGGAACAGCACAACATGACATCTGCTTGCATTGATGGGCTGCCAGCATGGTCCCTTTCTGCAGCACTTCAGTGTTGCTACTTGAGTGcactaaaaccaaacaaaaccccacgACGACGCACAAGTTTTTATGGCGAGGAAGCTGAAGCTGAAAATACACGCAGTGACTGACAAGCCCAGAGTCTTGGTTTGTGGCTGCACATTGCAGTGCCGTTGTGACCACATCTGACAAGTGTTCCGGCTTAAAGAACTGCTGAGGCTGCAGGAGGCACCTATAGATTGGGCCTGGTTTGGGGAACTTTGTACAgtgattttcttcctgctgaTGAAGAGGATGCGGACCCCAACGGAGAACTCTACAGGGTAAGTACCTCAGGTggttctgcttttccaaagcctggaacaaacaaacaattcaGTTTGCTGCTTCAGACCTCTCTTAATTTGTCCACTGCCAAATTATTTGTTGGGGCTGGGCTTCTGAggttgttttttggtggttttgtttcgttttgttttttttaactcaggGCTTATTGCTATTCCATTGTCAATAGTGCGTAGCAGAAAGAGCTGAGATTTAACAGAACTAAAACTCTTTGGAACCTCAACAACAGGCTGTGTGTTGTGGCTGATGTGCTTTCACAATCcctttctttccagtttttccAGTATGGCCTGAATTCTGTGGACGGACTCTTTCCTGGCCTGCCGAACACTGTCCTGGCCACCAGTCTCGATGGAATCCAGTTCCAACAGCAGCTTGGTCAACATCTCCTCCAGAAGCCGGTAGGATTTATCTGTCTTTTTTCCTACAAATTCATCCACCTCTTGCCCCAGCTGTTCAGCCTCCCCCATAACGTGGAGGATTCTCTGAATCtctggctggatggctgcagAATTTGTTGAAGGCTGGTCACCAGGTTTAAAGCCAACCTCCCGGTTCCCAGCCACAAGCTTCCGAGATGCAGTGTCGTACATTTGGGGCTGTGCGCTGTACTGCACCTTGGCATTTGAGGGGGATGGCTTGGCATTGAGTGGAGTGGCTGGCTTGTGGTCATTCATTGTCCCAGAGTGCTGGTGATTGACATCAGAATAGTAGTTGTGTTGGTTTGCACTTTGCTCAGGTTTGTTGTAAGCAGTATCCTACagtcagaaggagaaaaaaattctaagtaAGTGCATTTCTCTTAAAGCCAGGGTTTTAATCTCTCATCTTGCACTcaaaaggcaggcaggcagggctgagagAATTGGGTGACAGGTGACACCATGACTGCTTTGAGTTGTGCATGCCTGGGAGGACAGGGCAGACCGGGTTAGGCGTGATGTTACCAGGGATCTGGGCAGCATTTTCTAGACTGTCACACACCGTGATGTCATAACACATCATGTCCCCGCGGCCTGGTTTCTGCGAGAAGTCCCAAAGAGGAACACGAAACCCACGCTCCAGTCCCTGGCTGTTAAAGAGCAGATCCCCGGCAAGAGGCACATGTCTAGAAGAAACAGTGTGAGCCACTGGATGCTCACTACCCATGAATAGTGAGATGCTAACTAGATTTCAGCACGGTCCCATTTGGATATACCAGAGAAGATACTTCTCTGCAGGTAGCACACTTCTGAGCTGTTTCCAGGTAACAGCAGCCCTcatccccaaatccccccatcagggctgctgctgcacatgccagtgctgctgcctggggaccAAACCTCCGGAGAGTCATCTGACTCCTGATCAAACGCAGGAAAAGCTGAGTTGAACAGGCCCCACCAAATGcataatttcctttattttttgcttaaaacATTCCTCAGTAGAGGATCACTGTGCCCAAAGCAAGGACTTGTAGAGGAATACTAGAGTCTGCTATACCAGAGTCTGCAAACTGACATGCAGGTTAGTCCCACACTTTGTGCTGGAGGATTTCTGACAGCGTTCACTGCTTGAGAGAGAAGAGTTGGACAAGCGAGACGAGGTCTGACCCATTTCAAGACCTGCCCTGGGACAGCTGCTATCTCCAGTACCTTTCTGGAATTACAGCCGTGGACTTTGGTCTTCTGTATGCAAATAGGAGATTTTGCTGGCAGTACTCTGGATacctgctgctttgtttctccTTAAACTAGCTATGCTTGGAGAAAGGGGCATTCCCAGGAGACAGAGGCAGGTTTTGAGGAAAGCCGTATAATCTAGGAGGTCTGACGGCAGCACATGCTGTAGAAGCATCAACTGTACCTTTGAGTCCCACACAGGAGGGTGGGAAGAAGCTCCGCTGCCAGTCCAGGGTGGATGCGATTCGGAGACGAAGGGGTTCCCGTGCACCGAAGCAGCCGGCCACGCGTAACGTGGCTGCACCCCGTAGACGGTCGGGGGAGCCCACGTGTCCTCTGGGGGTCTGGGCTGTGGTGGAGGCCCCTGCGCCGTGACCCCTGGATTGCTGTCTCCGTATGGATACTGCGGGATGGGCATTCCTGGGGTCTGCGAGAAGAGGGGGGAACAGGCGTGACCCCTGGAGTCACGCTGAGCACTGCTCCCTCCAGACAGCCCTGGGAACAGCTGCAGCATCAGGCTTGCTGCCCGATTCCTGCTTTCCTAGCCCACAGGCTTGGAGTCTCTAGGGTGGCCACCGGTTTTTCTAAGAATAAAACCAGGCAGGGCAAGCTGCTCAAGGCACAAGAGCCATTAGGACCCACGGATCCATCGGAGGAGGCACTGTGGGCTTTCCCTCTGCTGCGGCCCCATAAaacaacttcttgtgccccagGAACTGCAAGCCCGGCAGCTGCACCGACACCGGGGCTGGAAATTACTCTGGCTGGTGCCCAGCCTCTTACCTGCGGTGGGGAGTAGCCAGGAACCTGCTGCCTCCTGAGCGAGGACCCTTCGGTGGGACAGTCCGGCGGGGCGTAGCTCCAGGGGGGAGCCGGTGATGAGGGCCGGTACATGCCGGTGGACTCCGCAGGGTAGGGGGTCCGAGAAGGCGCGGAGCAGTAGTACCCCCGTGTCTGCGGCAGGCCGGTGTAGTGCGGGGCAGCGCCGGGAGCCGGAGGATACGGGGGGTTGTAGGCTCCGTTTGCATAGGGAGAATCCATGgcctggggagaagggaagagcagagaaaaggTGATGGGCCACAGACATGGGGCAGAGGGGCTCCCGGTCTGGCCCACCAGCAGCCCGGAGAAAGAGGACTGGCCCTTCCTGCAGCGTGTAACTACAGGGTTCCTTTGTCCCCGAGCTGATTCGCCCcagttttatgttttcctgCTCTAACGTGGCTTTCTGTTGGCCGCTGTGAATAAACGCCTGTCTGCCTCACACTTTGGTCCCACTGCCCTCGCAGCACGCTCAGGGAGACAGGCAGTGTCAGGGGCACTGTAGGGGGATAGACTTGTCTGGAGGGTGGGAAGAGAGGGGATACGCTAAGCTTAACCATGCTTCCCTCGGCTAAGCTTTGCTCAGAAACAAGCGTACAATTTCTCACAGCAAGCAACTCTCAGGAGATTCAACCACGTCAATGTAGTCACTgactggtggatgaaaaacacttcaggaaagttaatttcctctttcagtcatgcaaacagaaatgatgCAAGCGGACGAGATCTACCAGTTCTGGGGCCCGAGGAGCAGGGTGTTCAGATCACCGAGCCGCAGGTCATGCTGCGGCCGCGGGAGCTGTCAGGTTTGAGAACTTGTCATATGAAAGGTCTGTACGTCCAGAACATTTGTGAGAATTTACCTGAATACATTCAGGTAATCAATGTATATTGAACATGAGCTTCCATCTAACCACAGAGGAGACAATGAAGCGTCAGGATTTCAGGAGCGCACAGATGACTCCCTGTAGCTTTGGGCAAAGCAGTTTTTTGCCCACGAGCTGTTTCACGGAGGAGAGATTGTATCACCTGCGTGCTGGCGTTTATGAAAGAGCCGGATCAAACCTACATGTCCCATAGGATTAAAACAAACCACAGTTATGTCGGGACAGCAGACAACCCCTTTGGAAAGAGCAAAGCCCTTCTCTTCACATGGTATTTGCGCAACAGCCCCTAAAAAAAGCTATTCCtgcaataaaaacaacaaataataGATCCGGGAAGAGCAAGTCATGGGACTGGGGCACAGCGGGACCGGCGATGCTTTTTTACCCCCCTCCACCGTGAGCTGCCGGCTCCTTTCTGCTGGTGGAACGTGTCGTACAAATGCCGCCGCTCCTGCGGCTGGCACCTTTAGTCTGCCGTGCCTGGAAAGAGGGGGACGTGGCGGGGATCGGATCCTCAAGCCCCACGCTCACACCGGGGAAGAGGCAGTCCTGTCTGTCGGTGAAGGGCCGGTTAGCCGGGACCGGGACACATCCTGGCCGGCGATGCCCAGCTCTCACCACGCATCCCAGCAGCAAACCAGCCGAGTACAACAGCGGCGGCATTTCCCCGGTGATCTCTTCATTAAAATACATGCCCTAGAAATGTCACCTTGAACTGGATACGAAGGTAAAACTTCACCACGTTTGTCGTTTTAGGTATTTTTTCTCCAGTTAAAACACCTGCCCAAACCCCCACGGGACGGGAGAGCGGATTTATCGTGCCAATGGAAATCAAGCGACgagagcaaaggaaaataaagcgATCGGACTTAAGGCACAGGGGTGACGATGGGGACAGTCCGTCACGGCCGGGTGCATTTTGGGGGAACAGGCACCGGCCGCGCAGACCTGACCGGTACCGCCGGGCTCCGTCCCCGCACTGCTGCCCGGCCCGGGGGGGTTGCGGAACCCGCCCGGTCCCGTCCGTAGGGAGGGAAACTCCGCTTCCCGTTAACGGGGAGGGGCAGGGACAAGGGCTGCAGCCCTCCTCCGCCGGACGGCCCCGGGCGGGCAACCGGTGGCACCCGGCCGGCCAAGGCCCGCGCCCCGCGGGGCTCTGCCCCGGCCCCTCTGCGGGCCGAGGGGACGGAGAGCCGGGGCGGGCTCCGGCGCCGGTGAGCTCGGTTCAACGACCGGTATCGGGGCGGCCGCCTTCTCTCCAACCCCGCGTCCCCACCCCCGCCGACCCCGCCGTTACCTgcgccgccggcgggcggggggacCCGGGGGGCCACGGCGGGCCCGGCTCGGCGGCGCGGTCGCGGGGCTCCAtggccgccccgccccgccccgtcccgtcccgccgccAATGGCCGGCGCCGCCCACCCAGTCACCAATCGGCGGTCAGATCCCGCCCGGCGCCCACCAATcggccgccgccccgcgcgcACGACCGGCGCGGCTTAAAAGGGGAGAGCCAGGGTGGGCCCCGCCCGCCGGCGGGGCGGttccggggcggcggcggcggcatcGGCGCATGGCGGCGCTTCCGCtgggggcggcgcggcggcacCATGAACTACATGCCCGGCACGGCCAGCCTCATCCAGGACATCGACAGTGAGTGCTCCGCGGCGCCGGGCCTCTCCGGCAGCGGGCCGGCTGGGGACCCCCTTCCCCGAGGGTACCGTCTCCCGTgggagggggggttggactcccttcttttccccacGGACCTGCTTCCCCCCACGCCGTGGGCGCCGGTCCCGCGTGGGGCTGCAGCCGAAGGCGTCCTCTCTCCCCTTGGCGCTGCTGGGACAGTTACCCGCACGTTACTGGCTTCCCCACGCTGTattgggaggggggggggcacgaCACGACACGGGGGGTGCTGATGCCCACGCGTGGCCGTGGCTGACCCTCCCGCTCTCCCCTCTACCGCAGAGAAGCACCTGGTCCTGCTACGGGACGGCCGGACGCTCATCGGGTACCTGCGCAGCATCGACCAGTTCGGTATGTCTgtgctgggggcggggggctgctggggggtgCCGAAGGTTTAGGCCGGGCTTTGGATGCGCTCCGGTGCCAGCCGTGTGCAGGGGCtggcgaggaagaggaggagagccCCGCCGTGCCCGTTGGCATGAGCTGGGCGATGCTCCCTTGCCCACCGGGGCCATGCCGACCGGAGCAGCTCCCTTCCCGAACAGTGACTTAACGGTAAAGGGGGAGTTTGGATTCGGTGAGAGAGTTTCTTCGTTTTGTGGTCCCCGCTTCGTGCAGCGGCCGCGCTGCCTGCGGTAACGACCCCGCCACGTGCCCGTGCAGGAGCGCGCGTTTCCTTGGCTAAAAACAACACGAGCGTTACAAGAAATCAGTGTAGTAGCGCGCAGAGCGACGTGATTACAGGTCGTGTTTTCAGAGCGTGTTTGTGTTGTGGATTAAACACCCGCCTGCGTGTACCCCCCGGACTTGGTGCTTCACGGAGACTTTCCCAGAACTGGGTGCTTCCCCCCGGCTTCTGATTGTGTCCAGCATTGATGCCTTGGCATCCCTTTTTGGGCAGAAACAGCCTGACACACATGCGGGTGATATTTGTGCTCACAAGCAAGTGTCTTGGTCCTTGCCCAGAACCTCCAGCACCAACAACCCTTGTTTTCTCCGCTGTTTTCGGCACGTGGTGCTCGCGTGGGCTCAGGCCCTGGTGGTCTGAGCTCGCTGCCCTGCCTGTGCAGGCTGCCGGAGCTGGGGGGCAGAGGCTGCCTTGTGGCACGGGAGCTGCCCCGCTGCTCCCAAGGTGCTGCGTCCGTCGCTGCAGCTGCCGCGTTTCAGCCAGAGAGAGGGGTCGGTGCCTTTGGTGA
Proteins encoded in this region:
- the BAG4 gene encoding BAG family molecular chaperone regulator 4 isoform X1, with product MEPRDRAAEPGPPWPPGSPRPPAAQAMDSPYANGAYNPPYPPAPGAAPHYTGLPQTRGYYCSAPSRTPYPAESTGMYRPSSPAPPWSYAPPDCPTEGSSLRRQQVPGYSPPQTPGMPIPQYPYGDSNPGVTAQGPPPQPRPPEDTWAPPTVYGVQPRYAWPAASVHGNPFVSESHPPWTGSGASSHPPVWDSKDTAYNKPEQSANQHNYYSDVNHQHSGTMNDHKPATPLNAKPSPSNAKVQYSAQPQMYDTASRKLVAGNREVGFKPGDQPSTNSAAIQPEIQRILHVMGEAEQLGQEVDEFVGKKTDKSYRLLEEMLTKLLLELDSIETGGQDSVRQARKESVHRIQAILEKLERKGL
- the BAG4 gene encoding BAG family molecular chaperone regulator 4 isoform X2; this translates as MDSPYANGAYNPPYPPAPGAAPHYTGLPQTRGYYCSAPSRTPYPAESTGMYRPSSPAPPWSYAPPDCPTEGSSLRRQQVPGYSPPQTPGMPIPQYPYGDSNPGVTAQGPPPQPRPPEDTWAPPTVYGVQPRYAWPAASVHGNPFVSESHPPWTGSGASSHPPVWDSKDTAYNKPEQSANQHNYYSDVNHQHSGTMNDHKPATPLNAKPSPSNAKVQYSAQPQMYDTASRKLVAGNREVGFKPGDQPSTNSAAIQPEIQRILHVMGEAEQLGQEVDEFVGKKTDKSYRLLEEMLTKLLLELDSIETGGQDSVRQARKESVHRIQAILEKLERKGL